The following proteins are encoded in a genomic region of Streptococcus sp. 29892:
- the addA gene encoding helicase-exonuclease AddAB subunit AddA, producing MAFEPFLSAEEIRAIQLEEAASAKKPKRTPEQIEAIYSHSQNILVSASAGSGKTFVMVERILDKLQRGVGIEELFISTFTVKAAGQLKDRIEENLNKTIAATSDMDLRRHLSAQLADLTKADIGTMDSFTQKLVTTYGYSLGISPQFRILQDEVEKSSFKKEIFSQIFATYLENDKSGDFRKLVSNFSGSRKDNSGFRTVVYQIYDFSQSTSNPTQWLKEKAVQSELYSQEKIDQMLEQDYKQTVLDQLHQSGDFFRHHIEWGKKDFGSAPYFANVEEVVGLLTDLDGLGLKDLTERVEKILLINSQSNGRGLTNAKRPKDEHLLAFKEEYNAGKKQIIEGLRELGQEAYELNLLKDYQLQALPLLELLRDFVLDFSQAYLELKIREAAFEFSDIGHFAIRILEENEDIRQYFQDKYHEVMVDEYQDNNHSQERMLDLLSNGHNRFMVGDIKQSIYRFRQADPMIFQEKFELYQSNPEAGKLILLKENFRSSIEVVEATNAIFTRLLDKQVGEINYDGSHRLVFGNSEKPTYKPENQMEYWLYSQKEDKSDTEDREEEVAISAGEVEMVAKEILRLHKEKNVKFEDITLLVQKRTHNHLITSIFDRYGIPLVADGGLTSYLKSLEVMVMLDTLRVINNPLNDYALVALLKSPMFRFDEDELTRISLQANTGFFYQKMEEAKQIEGIKDDADQENCARKSLITKGLQTKISHFLSVLDSWRSFAKLHSIHDLIWKIFNEKFYYDYVATLPNASKRQANLYALGLRAHQFEKTGYKGLSRFIAMIDRALANDKDLADVQEFVPENAVQLMTIHKSKGLEFKYVFLMNIDKKFNLEDHYQSVIISRKNGLGVQYLADMKNRVRSSLPQVRVLMNTLPYRRNLQELKIANLSEQMRLLYVALTRAEVKLYLVGKGDKEKLSVRYDGKQENGVLAKSTRENMVSFQDWILAIDAAFTGQDLHFKKRFVTDEDMVEDSEQGGGHQEQTEQETVEESTKVATETVEVTVSEQLLLEQADPTDQAKEVKSDRIEKIQLKDIEIGLKLLSSVQELNEGYKAAIELPSLRTPSQIKKLYEPILEQEGMEIMDKSDTRQGLAKSKTKRTFNLPDFSKKPKITGAQVGSAVHELMQRLDLSWLVTEDTVREALEAVHADQAVKDKIDIQKILDFFDTDLGQGILANTDKLHREAPFASLQIDPVSQEQFVLRGIIDGYLLYDDHIVLFDYKTDKYDQPSQLSQRYQAQMQLYAEALKKAYKIDRVDCHLILLGGEKIEVVEVKVN from the coding sequence ATGGCTTTTGAACCATTTTTAAGTGCAGAAGAAATTCGTGCTATTCAGTTGGAGGAGGCTGCTTCTGCAAAGAAGCCCAAGCGGACACCTGAGCAGATTGAAGCCATTTATAGTCATAGTCAGAACATACTTGTTTCAGCGTCAGCTGGTTCTGGCAAGACCTTTGTCATGGTGGAGAGGATACTGGACAAGCTACAACGTGGTGTGGGGATTGAAGAGCTTTTTATCTCTACTTTTACAGTTAAGGCAGCAGGTCAGCTAAAGGATCGGATTGAGGAAAATCTTAATAAAACCATTGCTGCGACTAGCGATATGGACTTGAGGCGACACCTATCAGCTCAGTTGGCTGATTTGACCAAGGCTGATATCGGGACCATGGATTCTTTCACGCAGAAATTAGTCACGACCTATGGCTATAGTCTGGGTATTTCGCCCCAGTTTCGTATCCTACAAGATGAGGTTGAAAAATCTAGTTTCAAAAAAGAAATTTTTAGTCAGATTTTTGCAACCTATTTAGAAAATGACAAATCAGGGGACTTTCGGAAGCTGGTCAGCAATTTTTCAGGTAGTCGGAAAGACAATAGCGGTTTTCGCACGGTTGTCTACCAGATTTATGATTTTAGCCAATCAACTAGCAATCCGACCCAATGGCTAAAAGAAAAGGCTGTTCAGTCAGAACTTTATAGCCAGGAAAAAATTGACCAGATGCTTGAGCAAGACTATAAGCAAACTGTTTTGGACCAACTCCATCAATCAGGGGACTTTTTCCGTCATCATATAGAGTGGGGCAAAAAAGATTTTGGCTCTGCTCCATATTTTGCTAATGTTGAAGAGGTTGTGGGTCTTTTGACAGATTTAGATGGCTTGGGGCTAAAGGACTTGACGGAACGGGTTGAAAAAATTCTACTCATCAATAGCCAGTCCAATGGCAGGGGGTTGACAAATGCTAAGCGTCCTAAGGATGAGCATTTACTAGCTTTTAAGGAAGAATATAATGCTGGTAAGAAACAAATTATTGAAGGCTTGCGGGAGTTAGGGCAGGAAGCCTATGAATTGAACTTGCTTAAAGACTACCAGCTTCAAGCTCTGCCTTTGTTGGAGCTTCTGCGTGATTTTGTTTTGGATTTTTCACAAGCCTATTTGGAGTTGAAAATCAGGGAAGCTGCCTTTGAATTTTCGGATATTGGGCATTTTGCCATTCGGATTTTAGAGGAAAACGAGGACATTCGCCAGTATTTCCAAGACAAGTACCATGAGGTAATGGTGGACGAGTACCAAGACAATAACCACAGTCAAGAGCGAATGTTGGATTTGCTGTCTAATGGGCACAATCGCTTCATGGTAGGGGATATCAAACAATCAATCTATCGCTTCCGTCAGGCTGATCCGATGATTTTCCAAGAGAAATTTGAACTTTATCAGTCTAATCCAGAGGCAGGAAAATTGATATTACTCAAGGAGAATTTCCGCAGCAGTATCGAGGTTGTAGAAGCGACTAATGCGATTTTTACTCGCCTTTTGGATAAACAGGTGGGTGAAATTAACTATGATGGCAGCCACCGCCTAGTCTTTGGTAATAGTGAAAAACCTACTTATAAGCCAGAAAATCAGATGGAGTACTGGCTCTATAGTCAGAAGGAAGATAAGTCTGATACAGAGGATAGGGAAGAAGAGGTGGCCATATCAGCTGGCGAAGTTGAAATGGTGGCTAAGGAAATCTTACGTCTGCATAAGGAGAAGAACGTAAAATTTGAAGACATTACACTATTAGTCCAAAAACGAACCCACAATCATCTGATTACAAGCATTTTTGACCGGTATGGTATTCCCTTAGTGGCTGATGGTGGGTTAACATCCTATCTGAAATCCTTGGAAGTCATGGTCATGCTAGATACCTTGCGGGTAATTAACAATCCGCTCAATGATTATGCCCTAGTAGCCCTTCTCAAATCTCCTATGTTTCGATTTGATGAGGATGAATTGACCCGCATTTCCCTACAGGCTAATACAGGATTTTTCTATCAAAAGATGGAAGAAGCGAAACAAATAGAAGGTATCAAAGATGATGCGGACCAAGAGAATTGTGCTAGGAAAAGCTTGATTACAAAAGGTTTGCAAACTAAGATTAGTCATTTTTTGTCAGTATTGGATAGCTGGCGTTCTTTTGCCAAGCTACATTCTATCCATGATTTGATTTGGAAGATTTTCAATGAAAAATTCTACTACGACTATGTAGCTACTTTGCCAAATGCCAGCAAGCGACAAGCTAATCTTTACGCCCTGGGTTTGCGTGCTCATCAATTTGAAAAGACTGGTTACAAGGGATTATCTCGCTTTATTGCCATGATTGATCGTGCCTTAGCCAACGACAAAGACTTGGCAGATGTTCAAGAATTTGTTCCGGAAAACGCAGTGCAACTCATGACTATTCATAAGTCAAAGGGGTTGGAGTTCAAGTATGTATTTCTTATGAATATTGATAAGAAATTTAACTTAGAGGACCATTACCAGTCTGTTATTATCAGTCGAAAAAATGGACTTGGGGTTCAGTATCTGGCAGACATGAAAAATCGAGTAAGGAGTTCATTACCCCAGGTGCGCGTGCTGATGAATACTCTTCCCTATCGTCGTAACTTGCAAGAGCTGAAAATTGCCAATCTATCTGAACAAATGCGCTTGCTCTATGTAGCCCTGACCCGAGCCGAGGTAAAACTCTACTTGGTTGGAAAAGGGGACAAAGAAAAACTATCTGTCAGGTATGATGGCAAACAAGAAAATGGTGTCTTGGCTAAATCAACAAGAGAAAATATGGTCAGCTTTCAAGATTGGATACTAGCCATTGATGCTGCCTTTACTGGTCAAGACCTTCACTTCAAGAAAAGATTTGTGACGGATGAGGACATGGTAGAAGACAGTGAACAGGGGGGAGGCCACCAAGAACAGACAGAGCAAGAAACTGTGGAAGAAAGTACGAAAGTAGCAACTGAAACCGTAGAGGTTACTGTGTCTGAACAGTTACTACTAGAGCAAGCTGACCCAACTGATCAAGCCAAAGAAGTGAAGTCAGATCGAATAGAAAAAATCCAGTTAAAAGACATTGAGATTGGTTTGAAATTATTGTCTTCTGTCCAAGAGTTGAACGAAGGCTATAAGGCTGCTATAGAATTACCAAGTTTACGCACTCCAAGTCAAATCAAGAAACTCTATGAGCCTATTTTGGAACAAGAAGGAATGGAAATCATGGATAAGTCCGATACAAGGCAGGGCTTGGCAAAATCCAAAACAAAACGGACTTTCAACTTGCCAGATTTCTCCAAGAAACCAAAAATTACTGGAGCTCAAGTCGGTTCAGCAGTCCATGAACTCATGCAACGCTTGGACTTGTCTTGGTTGGTGACAGAAGATACGGTAAGAGAAGCTCTAGAAGCTGTTCATGCAGATCAGGCTGTTAAGGACAAGATTGATATTCAAAAGATCTTGGATTTCTTTGATACAGACTTGGGTCAGGGAATTCTAGCCAATACCGACAAACTACACCGAGAAGCTCCATTTGCAAGTTTGCAGATAGATCCTGTATCACAGGAACAATTTGTCCTTCGCGGGATTATCGATGGCTACCTACTCTATGATGATCACATTGTCCTCTTTGATTACAAGACAGACAAGTATGACCAGCCAAGCCAACTTAGCCAACGTTACCAAGCTCAAATGCAACTCTACGCAGAAGCATTGAAAAAAGCCTACAAGATAGATCGTGTAGACTGTCATTTGATTTTGCTTGGTGGGGAGAAGATTGAAGTGGTAGAGGTCAAGGTAAATTAA
- the rexB gene encoding ATP-dependent nuclease subunit B produces MKLVYTDIRNPLTQYLTEQAAVFAKQGKRVFYIAPNSLSFEMERKVLEYLPEQATFDIIVTRFGQLGRYLLIDKIEERQSLDDVGLAMVFFRVLSQFKDGDLKVYGRLKTDFGFINQLVALYKELQGANMSVLDLEAMDSPDKQADLTKIILAVTDVLVKEGFEHRSKLAQLISMIETGQLDQQLKEIVLVIDGFSRFSAEEEALVSALNERVSEILIGVYASKKAVKAAYIEGNVYQANVDFLRHLSAHFSSKIDYIGQEPVLDSLGKISKNLECHYDYSGSQLALTEADQSKIEIWKVINQKAEVEQVAIAIRHLLSKGVRYKDILLLVGDVDSYHLQIGKVFDRFDIPYYLGKAEEMSHHPLVHFVESLQRLRRNRFRPEDLLNLLKSGLYASISPKELDLFESYVQFADMKGQAAFSRPFLVNSRADYDVEIIKEKGLIYDLNVLEPLRAKIMEPLLTLFKAGPQKASSLLEKFMVFLEAVQLTQNMEVLTKGLGEAEQDKAKQVWNSFIHTLHSLRQIFGNEKMKLDDFLAILQAGMQASQYRTVPATVDVVNVKSYDLIMPHTAKYVFAIGMGQANFPKVAKNTSLLTEEEMAKVNLVSASSSRFDLVSRDNIKKNHATMISLLNAATEHLVLSAPQIYNEGEDPQSPYIGLLVELMKFQVIPHGRILSPNPQDVGYYKGLLSQLKEPALSSLEQDWQGQSAFWTTLVSELKEKFAAKDLSIPEIKDDISPVALSEDTRAVLYPADKPLKLSASSLTNFYNNQYLYFIRNILRLREQETIHPTVTQHGLFLHRVMERFAMDKSSDSFEQKLDKAISDTHNEAEFKMFYSQDAEAEFTGQVLDTIARSTATVLRDNDLVAIDGQEKSFREEQAIKILDTQVNRPIHINGTIDRLDTLLINNAVGIVDYKSSDQTFSLADFYNGLKPQLVTYLEAVRHLKETKEKAAFGAMYLHLQNPLIRLKDTKNMEDIEQLANTSLVYKGLFIKGESQGLSSLYKTEKQTYEKEECDILLEHNRHLYQKAAEEILNGRFAINPYTKDGRSVAGEQLKAITGFEADRHMGMARRLVKETKRENWLERMKGEED; encoded by the coding sequence ATGAAATTAGTCTATACAGATATTCGTAATCCTCTGACACAGTATCTGACAGAGCAGGCGGCAGTATTTGCCAAACAAGGGAAGCGTGTTTTTTATATTGCTCCTAACTCCCTATCATTTGAAATGGAACGCAAGGTTTTGGAATACTTGCCAGAGCAAGCAACTTTTGACATCATCGTGACACGTTTCGGTCAATTAGGACGTTATTTGTTGATTGATAAGATAGAGGAAAGGCAGTCGCTTGATGATGTAGGCTTGGCCATGGTTTTTTTCCGTGTCTTATCACAGTTTAAAGATGGTGATTTGAAAGTCTATGGGCGTTTAAAGACAGATTTTGGTTTTATCAATCAACTAGTAGCACTATATAAAGAGTTGCAAGGGGCCAATATGTCTGTCTTAGACTTGGAAGCCATGGATTCTCCTGACAAACAGGCTGATTTGACCAAGATAATTCTGGCAGTAACTGATGTTTTGGTCAAAGAAGGCTTTGAGCACCGATCCAAGTTAGCACAGCTGATTAGTATGATTGAAACAGGTCAGTTAGATCAGCAGTTAAAAGAAATAGTCCTTGTTATAGATGGCTTTTCTCGTTTCTCAGCAGAAGAGGAGGCCTTGGTAAGCGCCTTAAATGAACGGGTATCGGAGATTCTGATAGGTGTTTATGCTAGTAAAAAGGCTGTAAAGGCAGCTTATATTGAAGGAAACGTTTATCAGGCCAATGTTGATTTTTTGCGTCACTTATCTGCCCACTTTAGCAGCAAAATTGACTACATTGGTCAGGAGCCTGTTTTGGATAGTCTAGGTAAAATTTCCAAGAATCTGGAATGTCATTACGATTATAGTGGTTCTCAGCTCGCCCTAACGGAGGCAGATCAAAGCAAGATTGAGATTTGGAAAGTTATCAATCAAAAAGCTGAAGTGGAGCAGGTTGCAATCGCCATTCGTCATCTACTTAGCAAGGGTGTTCGTTACAAGGATATTCTTTTGTTGGTTGGCGATGTTGATAGCTATCATTTACAAATTGGCAAGGTGTTTGATAGATTTGACATCCCCTACTATTTGGGGAAGGCAGAAGAGATGAGTCACCATCCTCTCGTGCATTTTGTTGAGTCACTCCAACGCTTGCGTCGCAATCGTTTCAGACCAGAGGACCTGCTCAACCTTCTCAAATCAGGCTTGTACGCCAGTATTTCTCCAAAGGAACTGGATCTTTTTGAATCTTATGTGCAATTTGCAGATATGAAGGGCCAGGCTGCTTTTTCACGGCCCTTTTTGGTCAATAGCAGAGCAGACTATGATGTGGAGATAATTAAAGAGAAGGGTCTTATCTATGATTTGAATGTCTTAGAACCTCTGCGGGCCAAGATTATGGAGCCTTTGCTGACCTTGTTTAAGGCTGGTCCGCAAAAGGCTAGTAGTCTACTAGAGAAATTTATGGTCTTTTTAGAGGCTGTTCAGCTAACTCAAAATATGGAAGTGCTCACTAAAGGGCTAGGTGAAGCAGAGCAGGATAAGGCGAAACAAGTCTGGAATAGCTTTATCCATACTCTTCATTCTCTTCGTCAGATTTTTGGTAATGAAAAAATGAAGTTGGATGATTTTCTGGCTATTTTACAGGCTGGAATGCAGGCCAGTCAGTATAGGACTGTTCCAGCAACAGTCGATGTGGTCAATGTAAAATCCTATGATTTGATTATGCCTCATACTGCCAAGTACGTTTTTGCTATCGGTATGGGACAGGCTAATTTCCCAAAAGTTGCTAAGAATACCAGTCTGTTGACCGAAGAAGAGATGGCCAAGGTCAATCTGGTATCAGCTAGCTCCTCTCGTTTTGACTTGGTCAGTCGTGACAATATTAAGAAAAACCACGCTACCATGATATCCTTACTAAATGCGGCTACGGAACACTTGGTTCTTTCTGCACCTCAGATATACAATGAAGGTGAAGATCCTCAATCCCCTTATATAGGCCTTCTCGTCGAGCTGATGAAGTTTCAAGTGATACCGCATGGTCGAATACTCAGTCCAAATCCTCAAGATGTCGGTTACTATAAAGGCTTGCTCTCTCAGCTAAAAGAGCCAGCCCTCTCAAGCCTTGAACAAGATTGGCAAGGTCAATCAGCTTTTTGGACGACTTTGGTATCCGAGCTAAAAGAAAAATTTGCAGCAAAAGATCTTTCTATTCCTGAAATCAAGGATGATATCAGTCCAGTCGCCTTAAGTGAAGATACTCGAGCAGTTCTCTATCCAGCAGATAAGCCTTTAAAACTATCGGCCTCTAGTTTGACCAATTTTTACAATAACCAGTATCTCTACTTTATTCGCAATATCCTACGCTTGCGGGAGCAGGAAACCATTCATCCGACAGTGACCCAGCACGGGCTCTTTCTACATCGTGTCATGGAACGCTTTGCTATGGACAAATCTAGTGATAGTTTTGAGCAGAAGTTGGATAAGGCTATTTCTGACACTCACAATGAAGCGGAGTTTAAGATGTTTTATAGTCAGGATGCCGAAGCGGAGTTCACGGGGCAAGTTTTAGATACGATTGCTCGCTCTACAGCGACTGTTCTAAGGGATAATGATTTGGTCGCTATTGATGGTCAGGAAAAGAGTTTCCGTGAGGAACAAGCTATTAAAATCCTAGATACTCAGGTCAATCGGCCAATTCATATCAATGGTACCATTGACCGCTTGGATACTTTATTGATAAATAATGCTGTAGGTATCGTAGATTACAAGTCCAGTGATCAGACCTTCTCATTGGCTGATTTTTACAATGGTTTGAAACCCCAATTGGTCACTTATTTGGAAGCTGTGCGCCATCTGAAAGAAACAAAAGAAAAGGCTGCTTTTGGAGCTATGTATCTACATTTACAAAATCCTCTTATCCGATTAAAGGATACGAAGAATATGGAAGACATAGAGCAGCTTGCCAATACCAGTTTAGTCTACAAGGGTTTATTTATTAAAGGGGAAAGTCAAGGTCTTTCATCCCTTTATAAGACAGAGAAGCAGACCTATGAGAAAGAGGAATGTGATATTCTACTGGAGCATAATCGACATCTCTATCAGAAGGCTGCTGAGGAAATTCTCAATGGTCGCTTTGCTATTAACCCTTATACAAAAGATGGACGTTCGGTTGCTGGTGAGCAACTGAAGGCCATTACTGGTTTTGAGGCCGATCGACATATGGGAATGGCTCGTCGTTTGGTCAAAGAAACAAAACGAGAGAATTGGCTAGAGAGAATGAAAGGAGAAGAGGACTAA
- the plsY gene encoding glycerol-3-phosphate 1-O-acyltransferase PlsY, whose product MLVNLILLFVAYLLGSIPSGLWIGQAFFKINIREHGSGNTGTTNTFRILGKKAGTVVFLIDFLKGTLAALLPIIFHAQGISPIVFGLMAVLGHTFPIFAQFKGGKAVATSAGMLLGVAPAFCLYLILIFASSLYLTSMVSFSSVLAAALAILGALLFPALKFILPSYDWLFTIIIVFLGLFVIVRHKENIQRILKKEENLVPFGLNLTKQKKRV is encoded by the coding sequence ATGTTAGTCAATCTTATTTTATTATTCGTCGCATATTTATTAGGTTCTATTCCATCAGGACTTTGGATTGGTCAGGCTTTTTTCAAGATCAATATCCGCGAACATGGTTCAGGCAATACAGGAACCACCAATACCTTCCGTATTCTCGGTAAGAAGGCGGGCACTGTCGTCTTTCTGATTGATTTCCTCAAGGGAACCTTGGCAGCACTGCTCCCAATTATTTTTCATGCCCAAGGAATTTCTCCGATTGTCTTTGGATTGATGGCTGTTTTAGGACATACTTTCCCCATCTTTGCCCAATTCAAAGGCGGAAAGGCTGTTGCCACATCTGCTGGTATGCTTTTAGGGGTTGCACCTGCTTTCTGCCTCTATCTCATTCTAATCTTTGCCAGCTCCCTCTACTTGACATCCATGGTGTCATTCTCTAGTGTTTTGGCAGCAGCCTTAGCCATCTTAGGAGCTCTGCTATTTCCAGCACTAAAATTTATCCTACCTAGCTACGACTGGCTCTTTACCATTATCATCGTCTTTTTGGGGCTCTTTGTCATCGTTCGACACAAGGAAAATATCCAGCGGATTTTGAAAAAAGAAGAAAATTTAGTTCCATTCGGCCTCAATCTAACCAAACAGAAAAAGCGAGTTTAA
- a CDS encoding DUF4044 domain-containing protein, translating into MAFGEVKHKKTFFEKVTIIIVIVMVLITLAGLILPAINALMN; encoded by the coding sequence ATGGCTTTTGGAGAAGTAAAACATAAGAAAACATTTTTTGAGAAGGTGACAATTATCATCGTTATTGTGATGGTGCTAATAACCTTGGCTGGTTTGATTTTACCAGCTATCAATGCATTGATGAATTAA
- the obgE gene encoding GTPase ObgE, with translation MSMFLDTAKITVKAGKGGDGMVAFRREKYVPNGGPWGGDGGRGGNVVFVVDEGLRTLMDFRYNRRFKADDGEKGMTKGMHGRGAEDMLVRVPQGTTVRDAETGKVITDLVEHGQEFIIAHGGRGGRGNIRFATPKNPAPEISENGEPGEERQLELELKVLADVGLVGFPSVGKSTLLSVITAAKPKIGAYHFTTIVPNLGMVRTKSGESFAVADLPGLIEGASQGVGLGTQFLRHIERTRVILHVLDMSASEGRDPYEDYVAINNELETYNLRLMERPQIIVANKMDMPEAADNLKEFKKKLAANYDEFDELPQIFPISGIAHQGLENLLEATAELLEKTPEFLLYDESDFQEEEAYYGFNPDEPEFDISRSDDASWILSGDKLEKLFTMTNFDRDESVMKFARQLRGMGVDEALRARGAKDGDTVRIGKFEFEFVD, from the coding sequence ATGAGTATGTTTTTAGATACAGCCAAGATTACGGTCAAGGCTGGTAAGGGTGGCGATGGCATGGTAGCCTTCCGCCGTGAAAAATATGTACCCAATGGCGGTCCTTGGGGTGGCGACGGTGGTCGTGGTGGTAATGTGGTCTTTGTCGTGGATGAGGGCTTGCGCACCTTGATGGACTTCCGTTACAACCGTCGTTTTAAGGCTGACGATGGCGAAAAAGGCATGACAAAGGGAATGCATGGGCGTGGCGCAGAAGATATGTTGGTCCGTGTCCCTCAGGGAACTACTGTGCGCGATGCGGAAACTGGCAAGGTTATTACTGACTTGGTGGAGCATGGCCAAGAATTTATCATTGCCCATGGCGGACGTGGTGGTCGTGGTAATATCCGTTTTGCGACACCTAAAAATCCTGCACCAGAAATTTCTGAAAATGGGGAACCAGGTGAAGAACGCCAATTGGAATTAGAATTGAAAGTCCTTGCTGATGTTGGGCTTGTTGGTTTTCCATCGGTTGGTAAATCAACCCTGCTCAGCGTGATTACGGCAGCCAAGCCAAAAATTGGTGCCTATCATTTTACTACTATTGTTCCAAACTTGGGAATGGTTCGGACTAAATCTGGTGAATCCTTTGCAGTTGCAGACTTACCAGGTTTGATTGAAGGGGCTAGTCAAGGTGTCGGTCTAGGTACCCAATTCCTTCGCCATATCGAGCGGACACGTGTTATTTTGCATGTCTTGGATATGTCAGCAAGTGAAGGTCGTGATCCTTATGAGGACTATGTAGCTATCAACAATGAATTGGAAACCTACAATCTTCGACTCATGGAACGCCCACAGATTATTGTCGCCAATAAGATGGACATGCCGGAAGCAGCTGACAATCTGAAAGAATTTAAGAAAAAATTGGCAGCAAACTATGATGAATTTGACGAACTGCCACAGATTTTCCCAATTTCAGGGATTGCTCACCAAGGTTTGGAAAATCTCTTGGAGGCAACAGCAGAATTGCTAGAGAAAACACCAGAATTCTTGCTTTATGATGAATCAGATTTCCAAGAAGAAGAGGCTTACTACGGCTTCAACCCAGATGAACCAGAATTTGATATCAGCCGTTCAGATGATGCCAGCTGGATTCTATCTGGTGATAAGCTAGAAAAACTCTTTACTATGACCAACTTTGACCGTGACGAATCAGTCATGAAATTTGCCCGCCAGTTGCGAGGAATGGGTGTCGATGAAGCCCTCCGCGCGCGCGGAGCAAAAGACGGAGACACCGTCCGCATCGGCAAGTTTGAATTCGAGTTTGTTGATTAA